A region from the Spirochaeta thermophila DSM 6192 genome encodes:
- a CDS encoding Do family serine endopeptidase, translated as MKRNLVLRAVAFVFLVVACTQAQQNVAFVDSPTAAGQTVDPSPSAVPVREERVVEKTYVDPRAFEEIFNRVSRDVLPVVVEINVVEVVKQRVPSFESPWDFFFGTPQFQEREFRRSGLGSGVIVRRDGKTVYVLTNAHVVGDADEISVKLYDQRSFPAKIVGKDERIDLAVVSFETSEEIPVARLGDSDTLEVGDWVLAVGNPYGFESTVTAGIVSALGRKSPPGTQIGEFTDYIQTDAAINPGNSGGALVNLDAEVIGINAWIASQTGGNVGLGFAIPINVAKRAMEQLIEKGHVAYGWLGVTLLDPSDVAFPGFAEALGIKGKKGTLISNVYVGSPAWQAGLRPGDFVVRAGNTVITQASELSREIGMRSPGERVEIEVLRQGGSKIFTVRLGERKTDDELSRAVEQLWPGLMVTQLTDEVRERYGVEARTGVLVVQVAAGTPPAVAGLRAGDVITGVGERAVRSVKDFYGALAETSRPGATVRFSVLRGTTEVVIGLKVPR; from the coding sequence ATGAAGCGGAATCTTGTCCTCAGAGCCGTGGCGTTCGTGTTCCTCGTGGTTGCGTGCACGCAGGCGCAGCAGAACGTGGCCTTCGTCGACTCCCCTACGGCAGCCGGCCAGACGGTCGATCCCTCTCCCTCTGCGGTGCCCGTGAGGGAGGAACGGGTGGTCGAGAAGACCTATGTCGATCCGAGGGCCTTTGAGGAGATCTTCAACCGGGTCTCACGTGATGTCCTCCCTGTGGTGGTGGAGATCAACGTGGTGGAGGTGGTGAAGCAGCGGGTGCCCTCCTTCGAGTCCCCCTGGGACTTCTTCTTCGGGACACCGCAGTTCCAGGAACGGGAGTTCAGGCGGAGCGGACTCGGCTCGGGCGTGATCGTACGTCGTGACGGGAAGACGGTCTACGTGCTCACGAATGCCCACGTGGTGGGGGATGCGGACGAGATCAGCGTGAAACTCTACGACCAGCGGAGCTTTCCGGCGAAGATCGTGGGGAAAGACGAGCGGATCGACCTCGCGGTGGTCTCTTTTGAGACCTCCGAGGAGATACCGGTGGCCCGCCTGGGCGACTCCGATACCCTCGAGGTGGGCGACTGGGTGCTCGCGGTGGGCAATCCGTACGGGTTCGAGTCCACCGTGACGGCCGGGATAGTGAGCGCCTTGGGGAGGAAGAGCCCCCCCGGTACGCAGATCGGTGAGTTCACGGACTACATCCAGACCGATGCGGCCATCAATCCGGGCAACTCGGGCGGAGCGCTCGTGAACCTTGACGCCGAGGTGATAGGGATCAACGCATGGATCGCCTCCCAGACCGGAGGCAACGTGGGGCTCGGGTTCGCCATCCCCATCAACGTGGCGAAGCGTGCCATGGAACAGCTCATCGAGAAAGGACACGTGGCCTATGGATGGCTGGGAGTGACCCTCCTCGACCCTTCGGACGTAGCGTTCCCCGGGTTTGCCGAGGCTCTCGGTATCAAGGGGAAGAAGGGGACGCTCATCTCCAACGTGTACGTGGGGTCCCCCGCGTGGCAGGCGGGGCTGAGGCCGGGGGACTTTGTGGTACGGGCGGGGAACACCGTCATCACCCAGGCCTCGGAGCTCTCCCGGGAGATCGGGATGCGGAGCCCCGGTGAGCGTGTTGAGATAGAGGTACTCAGGCAGGGCGGGAGCAAGATCTTCACCGTGCGCCTCGGGGAGAGGAAGACCGACGATGAGCTTTCCCGGGCCGTGGAGCAGTTGTGGCCCGGTCTCATGGTCACCCAGCTCACCGACGAGGTGCGTGAGCGGTACGGGGTCGAGGCCCGTACGGGTGTCCTGGTGGTACAGGTGGCGGCCGGGACTCCACCTGCGGTGGCCGGGCTCCGTGCAGGGGATGTGATCACCGGTGTGGGAGAGCGTGCCGTGAGGTCGGTGAAGGACTTCTACGGGGCTCTTGCCGAGACGAGTAGGCCGGGGGCCACGGTACGTTTCAGCGTGCTCCGGGGCACCACCGAGGTGGTGATCGGACTCAAGGTACCCAGATAG
- a CDS encoding SDR family oxidoreductase — MERAALVTGGAQGIGDAIVKALLEAGYAVASVDKDGEALQEQQERLATYRGYLPIEADIAFQEGIEHAVRLTLERFGRLHGLVNNAAVSADAPLHALSRQEWEAVLAVNLTAPCFLAQACAPHLAATRGAIVNICSTRALMSEPHTEAYSASKGGLLALTHALAVSLGPRVRVNAVSPGWIEVRDRKKRALRQEVHHTEEDALQHPAGRVGVPEDIARMVLFLLDPANDFITGQNFVIDGGMTRKMIYV, encoded by the coding sequence ATGGAGAGAGCGGCGCTCGTGACCGGCGGAGCGCAGGGTATAGGCGACGCCATCGTGAAGGCCCTGCTCGAAGCGGGATATGCGGTGGCCTCCGTGGACAAGGACGGAGAGGCGCTCCAGGAACAACAGGAACGGTTGGCAACATACCGGGGCTACCTCCCGATCGAGGCCGACATCGCCTTCCAGGAAGGGATAGAACACGCAGTGCGCCTCACCTTGGAGCGCTTCGGACGCCTCCACGGCCTGGTGAACAATGCGGCCGTCTCGGCAGACGCCCCCCTGCACGCGCTCTCGAGGCAGGAGTGGGAGGCGGTGCTGGCCGTGAACCTCACGGCGCCGTGCTTCCTCGCCCAGGCCTGTGCACCCCATCTGGCCGCCACCCGGGGGGCCATCGTCAACATCTGTTCCACACGTGCCCTCATGTCCGAGCCGCACACCGAGGCCTACAGCGCGAGCAAGGGAGGGCTCCTGGCCCTCACCCACGCCCTCGCGGTGAGTCTGGGCCCCCGCGTCCGTGTGAACGCCGTGAGCCCCGGATGGATAGAGGTGCGCGATCGGAAGAAGCGTGCGCTGAGGCAGGAGGTCCACCACACCGAGGAAGACGCGCTCCAGCACCCTGCGGGCCGCGTAGGGGTACCGGAAGACATCGCGCGCATGGTGCTCTTCCTGCTCGACCCTGCGAACGACTTCATCACGGGACAGAACTTCGTCATCGACGGCGGCATGACGAGGAAGATGATCTACGTGTAA
- a CDS encoding glycoside hydrolase family 130 protein, protein MERHPENPLIRPEDVSPSNPEYEVVGAFNPGAIKVGDEYILLLRVAERVRKEEGWIRVPHVEFREEGNGIPSVLSFREDDPDVRLKDTRGVVYKGVDYLSSMSHIRLARSTDGVHFTVEREPFLFPASPVERFGVEDARVVYLEGRYWINFTVVSPDGWATALASTTDFRTVERHGIIFHPQNKDVCLFPEKIKGKYAALHRPNNEGFGKPSIWYAESPDLLHWGAHSCLARPRPTVWEAMKIGGGAPSIRTTEGWLQIYHAKGEGQRYTLFALLLDHEDPRKIVARGTVPLMEPEAPYEKEGFFGNVLFTNGIIAHEDGTLSIYYGAADQYTCLVRTGVDEVLAHLEAHGERGPRAAG, encoded by the coding sequence ATGGAACGACATCCTGAGAACCCCCTCATACGGCCGGAAGACGTATCCCCCTCCAATCCTGAGTATGAGGTGGTAGGGGCTTTCAACCCAGGGGCCATCAAGGTGGGGGATGAGTACATCCTCCTCCTCCGCGTGGCCGAACGGGTGCGAAAGGAGGAGGGGTGGATACGGGTACCCCATGTGGAGTTCAGGGAAGAGGGCAATGGCATCCCCTCGGTCCTGTCATTCAGGGAAGACGATCCCGATGTACGCCTCAAGGACACCAGGGGAGTGGTGTACAAGGGTGTGGACTACCTGTCCAGCATGAGCCACATCCGCCTCGCGCGGAGCACCGACGGAGTCCACTTCACGGTGGAGCGGGAACCCTTCCTCTTCCCCGCCTCCCCGGTCGAACGTTTCGGGGTGGAAGACGCCCGGGTGGTGTACCTGGAGGGGCGGTACTGGATCAACTTCACCGTGGTCTCCCCCGATGGATGGGCCACGGCCCTCGCCTCCACCACCGACTTCCGAACCGTGGAACGCCACGGGATCATCTTTCATCCCCAGAACAAGGACGTGTGTCTCTTTCCGGAAAAGATAAAAGGAAAGTACGCGGCGCTCCACAGACCCAACAACGAAGGCTTCGGAAAACCGTCGATCTGGTACGCGGAATCGCCGGACCTCCTTCACTGGGGAGCGCACTCCTGCCTTGCCCGACCAAGGCCCACCGTGTGGGAGGCGATGAAGATAGGGGGCGGCGCGCCTTCGATCAGGACGACGGAGGGGTGGCTCCAGATCTACCACGCGAAAGGCGAGGGACAACGCTACACCCTCTTCGCCCTTCTCCTCGACCACGAAGATCCCCGGAAGATCGTCGCGCGGGGTACCGTTCCCCTCATGGAACCCGAGGCACCCTACGAGAAGGAAGGCTTCTTCGGAAACGTGCTCTTCACCAACGGGATCATCGCCCACGAGGACGGGACCCTCTCCATATACTACGGCGCGGCGGATCAGTATACCTGCCTCGTCCGTACCGGAGTGGACGAGGTCCTCGCTCATCTCGAGGCCCACGGTGAACGGGGGCCTCGAGCAGCAGGCTGA
- a CDS encoding VIT1/CCC1 transporter family protein — MDQRLLETIEVFQKTETTEHYVYTRLAEFVGGDNREVLLRIAGEEGRHAEVWSRYTGKTFRPNRLKAFFYLFIARIFSYTFAIKLMERGEERAEAGYGSLVTAVPEAEEILHEEEEHEKELAAMLDEERLGYIGSMVLGLNDALVELTGALAGLTFALQHTRLVGLTGLITGISAALSMAASEYLSTRSEKGEKSPGKAALYTGVVYLVTVLILVWPYFVLGHYVPALALALLGAVIVIVIFTFFVSVVQEESFARLFLEMLGVSLGVAALSFGIGLLARIVLKVEV, encoded by the coding sequence GTGGATCAGAGGCTTCTCGAGACCATCGAGGTGTTCCAGAAGACAGAGACCACGGAACACTATGTCTACACCCGGCTCGCCGAGTTCGTGGGGGGAGACAACCGTGAGGTACTCCTCCGCATCGCCGGGGAAGAGGGGCGGCACGCCGAGGTGTGGTCCCGTTACACCGGAAAGACCTTCCGTCCGAACCGCCTCAAGGCCTTCTTCTACCTCTTCATCGCCCGCATCTTCAGCTACACCTTCGCCATCAAACTCATGGAGCGGGGCGAGGAACGGGCCGAGGCCGGATACGGCAGCCTGGTGACGGCCGTGCCCGAGGCCGAGGAGATCCTCCACGAGGAGGAGGAGCATGAAAAGGAGCTCGCCGCCATGCTCGACGAGGAGCGGCTCGGCTACATCGGCTCAATGGTCCTGGGACTCAACGACGCCCTGGTGGAACTCACCGGCGCCCTCGCCGGTCTCACCTTCGCGCTCCAGCACACCCGGCTCGTGGGCCTCACCGGACTCATCACAGGGATCTCGGCGGCCCTCTCGATGGCCGCCTCCGAATACCTCTCCACCCGCTCCGAGAAGGGGGAGAAGTCCCCCGGCAAGGCGGCTCTCTACACGGGGGTGGTTTACCTGGTGACGGTGCTCATCCTCGTGTGGCCATACTTCGTCCTCGGCCACTATGTCCCTGCCCTCGCGCTCGCCCTCCTGGGGGCGGTGATCGTGATAGTGATCTTCACCTTCTTCGTGAGCGTGGTACAGGAGGAATCCTTCGCCCGGCTCTTCCTCGAGATGCTGGGCGTGAGCCTCGGGGTGGCGGCCCTCTCGTTCGGCATCGGCCTCCTCGCCCGCATCGTCCTCAAGGTGGAGGTCTAG
- a CDS encoding glycosyltransferase produces the protein MRIGMISTHPPIECGIATYCQYLVEALRFHQMEIFVMSPFGAQGERVFPVFPPGSDTFAHTVFKLSTSMTPDIMHIQHEYGLYGEQRGMEIVDLTLRYHLVGIPVVITLHTVYEHLSQEEKIVLHPLVSAASAVIVHEDFQKTSLLKGFPDIPSLESKIAVIEHGIRKVGPVPNAKHILGLEGKKVVLLAGYFRPSKRFELIVDLLPRLVERVEDLVLVVAGKTRNLEYDEYRRQLFEKIHSSPVEDRIVVFRGQFPQYTFDTILSAADVVVLPYEKGAQSGMLAQCFAAHRPVITSGLLAFRKVIERSGGGLIAEHDEDYLELIPRVLNDKALHARLQENIRRYIEKRASWKKVAEAHIEVYRRILGSNLGKARYIYIPEPAQDERVRPLSPRIPTEGGVHGTTS, from the coding sequence ATGCGTATAGGGATGATCTCCACCCATCCGCCCATAGAGTGCGGTATCGCCACGTACTGTCAGTACCTGGTGGAAGCCCTCAGGTTCCACCAGATGGAGATCTTCGTGATGAGCCCCTTCGGCGCCCAGGGAGAGCGTGTGTTTCCGGTCTTTCCTCCCGGGAGCGATACCTTCGCCCACACGGTATTCAAGCTCAGTACGTCCATGACCCCCGACATCATGCACATACAGCACGAGTACGGCCTCTATGGAGAGCAGCGGGGCATGGAGATCGTCGACCTCACACTCCGTTACCATCTGGTGGGAATCCCAGTGGTCATCACCCTCCACACCGTGTACGAGCACCTCTCACAGGAGGAGAAGATCGTGCTCCACCCGCTCGTCTCGGCGGCTTCCGCCGTCATCGTTCACGAGGACTTTCAGAAAACGTCCCTCCTCAAGGGTTTCCCCGATATCCCCTCCCTCGAGTCGAAGATCGCGGTCATCGAACATGGGATCAGGAAGGTAGGGCCGGTACCCAATGCCAAGCACATCCTGGGGCTCGAAGGCAAGAAGGTGGTCCTCCTCGCCGGCTACTTCAGGCCCAGCAAGCGGTTCGAACTCATCGTCGATCTGCTGCCCCGCCTGGTGGAGAGGGTGGAAGACCTGGTCCTCGTAGTGGCCGGTAAGACGAGGAACCTGGAGTACGACGAGTACCGCAGACAGCTCTTCGAAAAGATCCACTCCTCCCCCGTGGAGGACCGCATCGTGGTCTTCCGTGGCCAGTTCCCCCAGTACACGTTCGACACCATCCTCTCCGCGGCCGATGTGGTGGTGCTCCCCTACGAGAAAGGGGCACAGAGCGGGATGCTCGCCCAGTGCTTCGCCGCACACAGACCGGTGATCACCTCCGGGCTCCTCGCCTTCAGAAAGGTGATAGAACGCAGCGGAGGAGGTCTCATCGCGGAACACGACGAAGACTACCTGGAACTCATCCCCCGTGTGCTCAATGACAAGGCCCTCCATGCCCGGCTTCAAGAGAACATCCGCCGTTATATAGAGAAGAGGGCGTCCTGGAAAAAGGTGGCCGAGGCCCACATCGAGGTGTATCGAAGGATCCTCGGCTCCAATCTGGGGAAGGCCCGCTACATCTACATTCCCGAACCGGCACAGGACGAGCGGGTGAGACCGTTGTCACCCCGTATCCCCACGGAAGGAGGCGTGCATGGAACGACATCCTGA
- a CDS encoding Hsp20/alpha crystallin family protein produces MARDLVRRTTDTWLDELDRIQEEINRVFDLVWPETTGLFDRVTSPSLDVMETDNEVIVSCDLPGVSEKDLDITLTNNVLTIKGEKKDEKEEKKGDYYRKESWSGAFQRTVSLPDSIDPDAVKAELKNGVLTITIAKREEKKPKKIAVQVK; encoded by the coding sequence ATGGCAAGGGATCTCGTGAGAAGGACGACCGACACCTGGCTCGACGAGCTGGACAGGATACAGGAGGAGATCAACCGGGTCTTCGACCTCGTATGGCCTGAGACCACAGGTCTGTTCGACAGAGTCACCTCACCGAGTCTCGATGTGATGGAGACCGACAACGAGGTGATCGTCTCCTGCGACCTCCCGGGTGTGAGCGAGAAGGATCTCGACATCACCCTCACCAACAACGTACTGACCATCAAGGGCGAGAAGAAGGACGAGAAGGAGGAGAAGAAGGGAGACTACTACCGTAAGGAGTCCTGGAGTGGTGCGTTCCAGAGGACGGTCTCCCTGCCGGATTCCATCGATCCCGATGCGGTGAAGGCCGAGCTCAAGAACGGGGTGCTCACCATCACCATCGCAAAGAGGGAGGAGAAGAAGCCCAAGAAGATCGCCGTGCAGGTGAAGTAA
- a CDS encoding 7TM-DISM domain-containing protein, which yields MRGLSRSIVVLFFLGVRLLAADPVIPVTDSDRAVHIGGRCSYWKDTTGTAGLDHVLSLPPSAFEEASGEGDVSFGFERNPMWFRLLFEYKGGRPASFLLVLDYSLVDDVWLYLPQETGGWRVLGSDTYTGSHRPVFPVELRPGRNTMYLRIATEGTLRLPLHLYEEHTYRVLALRETAAKGLYLGAILLAAFINLFFFYVYKRESDGIASLFLSVFILFYGIFQSVQDGFVLFFMPKHIVPLFRLYVICGVLGLVALSFFMIFFFRREDESGFFRIFSPFWGAALLLIVLTFLTEPGFYVKAFALIGVVSFIPSLWIVLRAPSRKVFLGRELLYVYMLLIASVVIFGLRGLGFLPSNRLTLNIIPAGFLVFIVLLTLIQFKRLQTSIEEKYTMERNWKELYEASSTFVPREFLSFMHRGSIKDVRLGDQTETELTLMFSDIRNFTSIVESLTPAESFEFLNGYFECVGPIIRKHHGFIDKYIGDGVMAIFPHKADDALAAALEIQQALPALNRRYESRGWPSIRIGIGIHTGPCMVGTVGEDLRMDTTVISDVVNIAARLENLTKTFGTDILISEQVVMSLADPGALHLRFLGKVMVKGKSSAVSVFQVLTDREFLKEKELRAAYDSFEQGMFAFFKRDFATAISLFNRVLEVVPSDMPARVYLEQAMTLHASGVPEGWDGYLRITS from the coding sequence ATGAGAGGGCTGAGCAGATCGATCGTCGTTCTCTTTTTCCTGGGGGTGCGTCTCCTTGCGGCAGATCCCGTGATCCCGGTGACGGACTCCGACAGAGCGGTGCACATAGGCGGCCGGTGTTCCTATTGGAAGGACACCACCGGCACAGCCGGTCTCGACCACGTCCTTTCCCTCCCCCCGTCCGCCTTTGAAGAGGCCTCCGGGGAAGGGGATGTCTCGTTCGGATTCGAGCGCAATCCCATGTGGTTCCGACTCCTCTTCGAGTACAAGGGCGGGAGGCCCGCCTCCTTCCTCCTCGTGCTCGACTACAGCCTCGTGGACGACGTGTGGCTCTACCTCCCTCAGGAGACGGGCGGATGGCGCGTACTCGGATCCGACACCTACACCGGTTCTCACAGGCCCGTATTCCCCGTGGAGCTCAGGCCGGGGCGCAACACGATGTATCTGCGGATCGCCACCGAGGGAACCCTCAGGCTTCCCCTCCACCTCTACGAGGAGCACACCTACAGGGTCCTCGCCCTCAGGGAGACCGCCGCGAAGGGCCTCTACCTGGGGGCCATTCTCCTGGCCGCATTCATCAACCTCTTCTTCTTCTATGTCTACAAGAGGGAATCCGACGGTATCGCGAGCCTGTTCCTCTCGGTATTCATCCTCTTCTACGGCATCTTCCAGTCCGTACAGGACGGGTTCGTCCTCTTCTTCATGCCGAAACACATCGTCCCCCTCTTTCGGCTCTACGTGATATGCGGCGTGCTGGGACTCGTGGCCCTGAGCTTCTTCATGATCTTCTTCTTCAGGAGAGAGGATGAGTCCGGCTTCTTCCGGATCTTCTCCCCATTCTGGGGCGCGGCCCTCCTCCTCATCGTCCTCACCTTCCTCACCGAGCCCGGGTTCTACGTGAAGGCCTTCGCCCTCATCGGGGTGGTGTCATTCATCCCCAGCCTCTGGATCGTCCTGCGCGCTCCCAGCAGGAAGGTATTCCTGGGACGGGAACTCCTGTACGTCTACATGCTGCTCATTGCGAGCGTCGTGATCTTCGGCCTAAGAGGGCTGGGGTTCCTCCCCTCCAACCGGCTCACCCTCAATATCATCCCCGCGGGTTTCCTGGTCTTCATCGTGCTCCTCACCCTGATCCAGTTCAAGAGACTCCAGACCTCGATAGAGGAGAAATACACCATGGAGAGGAACTGGAAGGAGCTCTACGAGGCCTCTTCCACGTTCGTCCCCCGGGAATTCCTCTCCTTCATGCACAGGGGGTCGATAAAGGACGTGCGACTGGGAGATCAGACGGAGACCGAGCTCACCCTCATGTTCTCCGACATCAGGAACTTCACGAGCATCGTGGAGTCCCTCACCCCTGCCGAGAGCTTCGAATTCCTCAATGGGTATTTCGAGTGCGTCGGTCCCATCATCAGGAAGCACCACGGATTCATCGACAAGTACATAGGGGACGGGGTCATGGCCATCTTCCCCCATAAGGCGGACGACGCCCTTGCAGCGGCCCTCGAGATCCAGCAGGCGCTCCCGGCGCTCAACAGGCGGTATGAGTCGAGGGGTTGGCCGTCCATACGCATAGGTATAGGGATACATACCGGGCCGTGCATGGTGGGTACCGTGGGCGAGGATCTCCGAATGGATACCACCGTGATCTCCGACGTGGTCAACATCGCGGCGAGGCTGGAGAATCTCACCAAGACGTTCGGAACCGATATCCTCATATCGGAGCAGGTGGTGATGTCCCTGGCGGATCCCGGAGCCCTCCATCTCCGATTCCTGGGGAAGGTGATGGTGAAGGGCAAGTCCTCCGCGGTATCGGTCTTCCAGGTGCTCACCGACAGGGAGTTCCTCAAGGAAAAGGAGCTGAGGGCGGCGTACGATTCCTTCGAACAGGGGATGTTCGCCTTCTTCAAGCGGGATTTCGCCACCGCCATCTCGCTCTTCAACAGGGTCCTCGAGGTCGTCCCTTCCGACATGCCCGCAAGGGTCTACCTCGAGCAGGCAATGACCCTGCATGCATCGGGTGTACCCGAAGGGTGGGATGGGTATCTCAGGATCACCTCGTGA
- a CDS encoding Hsp20/alpha crystallin family protein has translation MKERKELQKQEARKEERVFRPPVYDVREEDGKIVVRMEMPGVDKDGVEISVEDNTLTVVGHRKDTLPEGAYLVRERRMCDYRRVFTLDETVDPESIEARLENGVLFLTLQVKESAKPKKIEVKTA, from the coding sequence ATGAAAGAGAGGAAGGAACTCCAGAAACAGGAAGCGAGGAAAGAGGAGCGGGTCTTTCGGCCTCCTGTGTACGACGTGCGCGAGGAGGACGGAAAGATCGTGGTGAGGATGGAGATGCCGGGCGTGGACAAGGATGGGGTGGAGATCTCCGTGGAGGACAACACCCTCACGGTGGTGGGGCACAGGAAGGACACCCTTCCTGAGGGGGCCTACCTGGTGAGGGAGCGGAGGATGTGCGACTACAGGAGGGTCTTCACCCTCGACGAGACCGTGGACCCCGAGTCCATCGAGGCCCGGCTGGAGAACGGTGTGCTCTTTCTCACCCTCCAGGTGAAGGAGAGCGCGAAACCGAAGAAGATAGAGGTGAAGACCGCCTGA